The genomic interval ATATTTTAGTGGTTTTTTTTCGTGATTCGGCAAAAGCTCCTTAGCCATAAAAACAAAATGATTCCATTCTCGGAAGAAAGAAGTTTTGTTGGTAGAAATACTATCAACCATATAGAGTACTTCTTCTTCGCCACCTGGACTCATCACAAAATGTACATATTCCTTAAATGAACTCATTTGTAAAATGAGTAATCTTTTTTGAAGGCGAGCTTCCACCAGCGTTTTTTTATTTATGGGAAGTAGTATACCAAAGTGAGTATAAATAAACTCACTTATGATATTAAATTCTCTTTTCCCCAGATGATTTGTACTTTGAATAATCCGCATCAGTATCAATCAATTAACCTTTAATATCTGGTAAAATCTTCATCGCTTACATCAGAATCACCTAAATTGAGGTTGATTCCTTTTGCTCTATTTTTTACTCTCCCTCTATTTTGTTGAATGTTTGTGGGTACTTGAAAAGGGGAGTTGATTGATGATTCACTTATTTCATGACCGTGTTGTAATTTAAAAAAGCTAATCATGTTTTTGAGTGAATTGGCTTGGCTGGATAACTCTTCTGAGGTAGCAGCTAATTCATCAGAGCCTGTCACGTTTTGTTGCATGACTAGATTTAATTCTTGAATAGCACTGTTGACTTGTGTCGATGCAGAGCTTTGCTCCAAACTTGCTGCATTGATTTCCTGGACCAGTTGGGTAGTTTTCTGAATGTTAGGGACTAACTCATTGAAAAGTTTGCTGGCATTTTCAGCAATGGTCACATTAGATTTAGAAAGGGTATCAATTTCTATCGCAGCATTCTGACTCCGCTCTGCAAGTTTTCTTACTTCTGCCGCAACCACGGCGAATCCTTTGCCTACTTCACCTGCTCTGGCTGCTTCTACAGCGGCATTTAGGGCAAGTATATCTGTTCGTCTGGCAATCTCATTGATAATCGTTATTTTGTCAGCAATATTTTTCATAGATGATGCCGTCTCAACTACCGCATCTTTTCCTGTCTCTACTTCTTTGAGGGTATTCATGGCCATTTTCTCGGTCTGTTTTGAGTTTCCAGTATTTTGTTCAATGTTAGCAAGCATTTGCTCCATAGATACTGACACCTCCTCAGTAGATGCCGCCTGTGAATTGGCTCCTTCGGCGATATTTTGAGCAGAGCGGCTCATTTCTCTGCTGACAATCGTGATGTTGTCTGCTCCAGCTCTTATCTCTGAAACAATTTCTTTTAACTTTTTGACCATTGCTTGGACACTGGCATACAAACCAGTAGCATCTTTTTTATCAATATCAATACTTAAATCACCATTAGAAATTTTGTTAAGCATTTGTGCCACCTCAGCAGGTTCTCCTCCCAATGTGTTCAGTACGTTACGGGTAATATATAATATGGCAAATGCTCCAACAATCAACGCTAGTAAAATACTAAATACCACGATGTTTTTTGTGGTATCAGCCATCGATTCTTGCTTTTTTAAACGGGTTGATAACAAGCTTGATTCTATATCTTTGAATTCCTTCAGTCTGGCTCGAATTTGATCCATGTACTGTTTACCTTCCTTTTTATCGAATAAGGCATAAAATGCATTCAAATCCTTCATGTTTTCCAAATCAAGCAAGAGTTGTTGCTTATTGATTTTATCAAGCGTTGAGGAGACTACTACATTTTTTATCGCGTCTAATTTATTTCTATTACTCGACTTATTCTCTGTTTTTTTTCCTTCCCTGACAGACCTCCGAATATTGATATAATTCTTGGCAATTTCTCTCCTCCAGGATTGTGCTTGACTCTCAATATTAGCCAACCGTTGCACTTGCGGAGGATTATCACTTACCGTCGTTTTGAGTTCCGAGATTAGTTTGTCAAAAGAAACTTTACCAGAGTTATAAGGCTCAAGAAACTCTTCATCTCCACTAATGGCAAAGCCACGCATACCCGTTTCCTGGTCAATCATATAGCGTTCAAGCTGATTGGCCTTCCCAATCACTTTATAGGTATGTTCTACCCATTTGGTATCATCAAGGAGCTTATCGATGTTAAAATAAACAAGGACACCCACCAGGAGTAGCACCAGCATTGTGACTCCATTTCCTAAAATTAATTGGGTTCTAAATTTCATAACTGTGCTAAGTTTTAGTAAAAGTTTATTGAAAATCTTAGTAAGCCCATCAGGGCATTTGCAACCTGCGACTGGGCTCCCGGATGGATGATGTACTACAAGTCGGGCTGAATTGTAAGATGCTTTCCAAATTTAAGTGATCTTTCATAAATAATTTGAGCCATTAAAGTGTATCTATTGCCCTCATTCTGCTCAAAAAAAGCTTCATAGCTTCGGCTATGCACTGTTTTTTTGAATTGTCTGAGAACAATATATTTTCTTGAATTGGCACATCTTATTTTTTTTAGATCACTTAAGAAACCCAGAAACAATATATCTTGCGTTCTTTTGGAAAATAAACCCGTGTAGTTGACTCCAAAAGCATAGAAAAAATAGATAAGGTTTTGATTACCAGGTGCAGCGGCTACTTGTAAGAATAGCCCAAGCCCTTGATTGGTTTTTGTATCTTCAGGGAATATTAATTGATCAGTGATAAGATAGTAACCTAATAATCCAGTTCGTTCAGGAGCAGCTTCATTTCGAGAGATGGGTTGAAAGTCTCCTATGTAGGTAGCAGTTGGGTTTCCTCCGTGGGCATTGACTCCGTTCACCAGTAGCTTGCCGTTTTTCCATAGTCCTGCTTTTTTTGTATCCAGGCTTATGATCAGATGCACCCTGCCCATATAATCACTCTCTGTTTGCAGGCCACTATCAAAATTGTGAAATATGTCACCTTGTATGATAGTAGTAAAATCAAAAGGGCTTTTAGAGCCTGAGGAGCTGGTTATTGAGTTTATATCCCTTTTCTTAGGCTCTTGAGCATAAATCATTAAGAATATACAAAAGCGATTTGCAATCATTAGGTTGAGTTTTAATTGATTGAAAATTTGAAAACATGATAGATTTACATATTCGCTTGGTGTACACTTTTTCGTTTGATGCTATTAATTAAATAATATGTATTAAATCTTTATTTTTAAGTCATTTCGGTGAGTGTGTCCATCTCAGAAGGAGAAAATATTTTGTCTACATTGATAAGCATTACAAACATTTCATCCAGCTTGAGAATGCCTTCTACAAAAACAGCATTTTTGTAATCTTCCAGGGAAGGTGGTGGTGTGATTTCGTCAGAAGAGTATTGTACCACATCCCAAGCATTGTCCACCACAGCTCCTACTAACAGCGACTCTTTTTGATAGTTTATTTCTAGCACAATGATTCTGGTTTTTGGACTATCAATTACTGTTTCGAGGCCAAACCTTAGGCGAGTATCAAAAATCGGAAGGATATTTCCTCTTAAGTTTAATATCCCCCTTGCAAAAGCAGAAGTCTTTGGGATACGGGTAATGGGTTGCATTTCCAAAACTTCTCGTACTCTTTGAATAGGAGCTGCAAAGTATTCGTCACCCAAAGTAAATGTCAGATATGATGCTAATGCCTTTTCTGTGTTTTCCGCCATTTGATTAGTTATTTGAATGAAATTGATGAATCAATCTATGAGTATCCAGTACCAAAGCAAGTGAGCCATCACCTAATATGGAGCTTCCCAGAATGTATTTTTGGGTGCTGAAGTGTTTTCCAATAGGTTTTATTATGGCCTGAATTTCGCCATAAATTTTATCAACTGCTATGCCTTGGCTTTTCTCATTATTTGATAACATAATGACATCCATCTCCTTAATATCAATATTTTCCTGTTGATTGAACTGAAACTCTTTTCGTAAATTAAGTACTGATATTTGCTGTCCATCTACTTGCACCAGAAAAGAAAAATAATCTTCTCGTTCAATTGATTTCGTCGGGAGACGATAAATCTGGTCAATACTAAACATAGGTACAATGTATTTTACATTTTCCACATCCACCAGTAACCCATCTATAATAGATAGTGTTAATGGCAAACGGATCGTAAAGTGGGTTCCCTTTTGAGGAGTAGATGAAATATGCAAATTCCCTTTCAGGCTATCAATATTTTTCTTTACTACATCCATTCCAACTCCCCTTCCCGAAAGCTCCGTTAACTCATCAGCAGTACTAAAACCAGGATAACAAATCAAGTGATACAATTCTTCATCTGACATAACTTCACTTTGCTCAATGATTCCTCTTTCAATTGCCTTTGCTCTGACTTTGTCCGCATTGATTCCACGACCATCATCTTTTATTTCTATGATGACATCTGTTCCCGTGTAATAGCCACTCAAAGTAATTAGTCCAGTTTCTTTTTTTTCTTTTTTTAACCTTTCCTCACTAGGCTCAATCCCGTGATCAATAGAATTCCTTAAAATATGAAGTAATGGATTTTCTAAAGACTCAATCATATGTTTATCCAGCTCTGTATCTCCTCCCACCATCTCAAACTCTACTTTTTTTCCCTGTTGTTTAGATAAATTTCTTACCATTCTTTTAAACTGGGTATTGAGGGTACTCAAAGGACGTAAATTTAGGCTAAATACATCCTCTCTAAGGTGATTGATTTCCAGCTCTATCTTTTCAGTAATCAGGTTTAAATCGTTTAAACTATGTGTGGAAGCAATATTTTTTAAGGACGAATTGAGGGTCATCAACTCACTTACTGCATTAATTAAACGATTTACTTTATACTTTGAAATACGAGTACTTCCTGTACGCTCGTTTGCCTTATTTTCGTTGATTGCTGTTGAGTTGTCCTGACTAGCTACCTCAGGCTTGTTTTTTGAAACTTGTTCTGAAAGGTTTGCGAATATTTTTTTGGTATCTTCTAAGGAAGGTAATTCTTTTTTATCCTGGATTTGCTCGTTGAGCTTAGTCTTCATTTGCTCACTCAAATGAAAGTCTTCTGATGAACCCAATTCTTGGATGGAGATCTCAAAGTCATCCTCCACAAACAAAAACAAAGCCTCTAGCTCGTCTTTTTCACTGACTTGATCTACAATGATGAACCAAAACAAAATCTCTTCCTCATGCGCTATCCTTTTAAGAAAGTAATTTTCATAAGTGCTTTTTAACTCCTTTATAACAAAAATGATGGGATGTTCCGTATCTGTTTTTAGGGGGGATATTGGTTTGATTGTCATTCCATAAACATAATTCATTTTAGGAACTATATTTTCCAGGTTTTGGTCTTGATTCTGTAATTGTTTGAGAACAGCGATCAAATTTTGTTGATTTTCTTTCAGAAAATGATCTGTAAGATTGGGATCTTTTAAAACCTTTTTGATGTGATCAACTGCCTGAAAGCTTAGGCTAAGAATTTGATCATCTATTTTTTTTGCTCCATCTCTCAACAGGGCAAAGATGGCCTCAATCTCGTGAATAAAACTCCCTAAATGATCAAGACCTATCATAAGTGCTCCACCTTTGATGGTATGTAAATACCTGAATATATTATTCAAATACTCTTCGTTTGACAAGTCTTTTTCCAGTTCTATTAAGTCACTCTCAAGATCAGTCAACATATCCTGAGACTCTTGAATAAACTTTTCACTGAATTGGCTCATTTAATTAATTGGTTGACAGGTTGTTTATTTTGAATAGTCACTTTTGTGAACATCATTAAACAAAGGAAAAATAATGATTAGCTTACTTTTCAGATTTGCTTAACGCATGTCTAATCTTTCCTTTAAAAACCTTATAATCATATGGCTTTTCAATCCAATCAGTGAGTCCAGCATCTTTTGCTTTCTTCTTTTTCTTAATATCACTTTCAGTAGTTAGCATAATGAACGGAATATTGGCAATGTCAGCGTTTGTATGTTCTCTAATCTTGGTAAGTAATTTCATTCCGCTCATGTTAGGCATATTATAATCGCTTAAAATCAAGTCAATGCTTGAGGGTGATTCGTCCAAGATTTTTAATGCCTCTAAACCGTAACTTGCGGTTACAATTTCATACTCATTAAGAGCATTGGCAACCACATTACGCACTGCTTGCATGTCTTCTACAATTAAAATTTTCTTTTTCATAGTTTAGTGAATTGTTAATACCATAATAAAATGAGTTCAGGTTATCAATGAATTCAGGTGAAATCCTCATTCAATTTGTATCACTATTCTCTTAATTGTTAGCTGATTCTTTGTGTTTTTTTATTCCTGTTTATATACCTGTGTAAATAATGCCTCTAAAACTGTATAAGTGATCTGGAAAAAATAAGATGTGCCAATTTAAGAAAATATATTGTTCTCAGACAATTCAAAAAAAACGGTGCATAGCCAAAGCTATGAGGCTTTTTTTTTGAGAAGAATGAGGGCAATAGATACACTTTAATGGCTTAAATTATTTATGAAAGATCACTAAAGAAATTCGATTTTATAATTTTATCTCAAAAAGGTTTTCAATACAATATACATAATTAGTGTTAAGGATGTTCAGTTTATGATAAAATAAGAGTTGGTTTCAGAATAAAAAACAGTGTGAAAACAGCCTAATAATAACTGAGTTTTTGGAGAAGAGAATTGTTTTGTGGGATGAAATATACTGCTCCCCAAAAACTGGACATTGAAAATTGATAAATAGAGTTGTATGAAGTTTTGTTAATTAGTGATATACAGGCAGTTAACTATGCGTTAAGTACATAAATGTAGGAGTAAGTCCTTGTGGTAGACCTTTCAAAGAGCAAACATAAATGCATAAAATGCCTTTTAAAGGAAAATGCCCTTATTTGTACTCGTTGTAACCTTGTAAGGTGTTTATTACCAGGTAACTACAAAGCTTTGTACACTCCTAATTGATAAATTTAAAATACTGGCTTAAAATGTCTAATTTTAGCTCATGGCAAAGTACAAAAAGCATTCAGCTTCCTTGAAGGCAAAAGTTGCGTTGTAATGTTTTTATTGGAAGACTTTCCTAGCGATCTTTTGATGATTTTACTAACCTAAACAGACACTTTTTTTACACTATATTTACACCAAGCAATTGGTAGGTGAAGACAGAGAGGAAACAAAAAAAAACCGTCATCAGAAATTTTTCCGATGACGGTTTTTTAGTGGACCCACCTGGGCTCGAACCAGGGACCACCTGATTATGAGTCAGGTGCTCTAACCAACTGAGCTATAGGTCCGTTGATTTTTTATAAAGTTACAGCTTTTTTTGTAAAAAAGCATCTAAAGTCTGCAAAAGCAGTAAATCACTCCTTTTGAATGATTTTTAGTGGACCCACCTGGGCTCGAACCAGGGACCACCTGATTATGAGTCAGGTGCTCTAACCAACTGAGCTATAGGTCCTTACATTCAGCTTTTGAAAATTTAATTCCGAATTCTTGCTAAATGAGGGTGCAATTTTACATCTTTGCATTTACATTCGCAAACAAAAAATAAAAAAATTGAAAAATTTCACTGAATACCAAGTTTCCCATAATCGTATCAAAAATATTATCTTCGATTTAGGGGGGGTAGTTATCAATATAGACTGGCAGTTGACGATTGACGCTTTTCAGCAATTGGCCGACCCTGCCTACCGCGATCAAAACGAAGACCTGATTCAGAAGGGGACTTACAAAGCACAGTTTTTTGAAGATTATGAAGTAGGTAAAATCAGTGACACCGTTTTTTTTCAACACCTCCGCGAAACCTTTCACCTACAGGCAACCGATGACCAAATTGCCCATGCCTGGAATGCTTTACTGCAAAACATACCCCAAGAACGCATAGCATTGATAAAGAAACTAGGCGAAACCCACCGCACCTTTATATTGAGTAACACCAATGCGGTACATATTGCCGAGGCCACCCACATTTTGCAGCGCGAAAATGGCATTGCCGGCTTTGACCATTTGGTAGAAAAAGCCTACTACTCGCATACCATGCACAAGCGCAAACCTTGGGCAAGCATCTACGAGCAAGTAGTCGATGAAAATAACCTAAAACCGGAAGAAACCTTGTTTATTGACGATGGGCTGGCTAATATAGAAGCCGCAAACGGCGTAGGGTTGCAAGGTTTGCACGTAGTGGCTAATCTTGATGGCTGGCTTCAGTTTTTTCAAACAACCTTGGTTTAGACTTCCCCATATATTTTTCAAACATTCCTTAATTTTCATGCGCAACAAAATAAAGGTTTATAGTATACACCTGATACTATTTATCATCACCCTGATTACCACCACTCTGGCAGGGGCTGAGTGGACTTATGGCAGGTTGGTGTTTGACGACAAAGAGGCGATTGATTGGCTTACCCAAGAGAAATTTTTGCAGGGCTTTGCCTTTTCCCTGCCCTTTTTAGGCTTTCTCACTGTACATGAGTTTGGACATTACCTCACCGCACGCTGGCACAAGGTAAAAGTAAGTTTACCCTTTTATATCCCTATGTGGTTGGGTTTTTCGTTTAGCATTGGCACCATGGGGGCTTTTATCAAAATAAAGGAAGACCTTCAGTCGCGTAAATTGTTTTTTGACATAGGCATAGCAGGACCTTTGGCGGGTTTTATAGTAGCTTTAGGAGTACTTATTTATGGTTTTACCCATTTGCCGCCGCCCGAATACCTTCAGGCCATTTTGGCACAACAACCCCAAATGCCCCAAGGTCAAAATACTGAATATCTGGTAGTGGGTTCCAACCTTTTGTTTACTTTATTGGAGGTTACCCTGGCAGACCCCAATTTGGTACCCAGCCACTACAACATGATTCATTATCCATTGTTGATGGCAGGTTTTTTTGGTTTGTTTTTCACCGCATTGAACCTTTTACCAATCGGGCAGCTCGACGGAGGTCATGTGTTATATGCACTGATTGGTTATAAAAACCATCAACGAGCCGCCTTGGTATTTTTTCTTGGCTTTGTGTTTTATGCCGGGCTGGGCTTTTTCTCACCCCACCAACCACTTAGTTGGCTTGCCTGGTCTCCTGCCTATCTCTTGTTTTTATACATTGTATTCTCTAAAGCCACCCACGGCTTCCGCAACATTTTACTGCTGGCGATGTCGGTATTTACTGCCCAATTTTTGTTTGCCTTCTTTTTTCCCGAAGTCAAAGGCTACCTGGGTTGGTTGGTGTTTTCTTTTTTGTTGGGGCGTGTGTTGGGCATTTATCACCCCCCTGCCCTCGAAGACCGCCCCTTGAATTTGCCCCGCCGTGTTTTAGGTTGGTTTACTTTGCTTATATTTGTACTTTGTTTTAGCCCTCAACCGCTACAGGTCGAGCGCAAACCTGAAGGGGCAAAGCCTACGCCTCTTGAGAAAAAAATCCAGCAAAACCAGTTGCTGAAGAAGCCGTGAAGTTGGTAGCCCATACAAGGTGCTAGCGACTAGGTGCAAGATTCTAGGTACACCCTTAACTAAGTTGGGTTCATCACAGCAAGCTGCCCTGATGAATCAGGATTTAGAAACAGATTCGGTTCATAGGCAACTAATAAATTCATAGTGCTTTTACTTTCAGTAGATGATGGATTTGTTAGCTAAAAGCCCTGACAAGGGCAAGTCCTTAGATTCCGATGTAAGGTACAAGCAACAAGTTGCAAGCAGTTAGCGGTTTACAGTGCTAACTGTAGGACTTTAATAAAATAGCGTTTTATGCCTGCCAGGTTTTCAAAACCTGGCGGGTATAAGTAATATAAGCCTGTTTAAACGCCTGAGAAATGTTTGAAAATACTTTAGAAAAAGCCGATCTGGTCTTCGACCAACAACACATCTGGCATCCTTACACCTCTATGGCCAATCCCTTGCCGGTTTTTCCGGTGGCTTCCGCCAAAGGGGTATACATTCACCTTGAAGACGGTACCGCCTTGATAGACGGAATGAGTTCGTGGTGGTGTGCAATACACGGTTACAACCATCCACGCCTCAACGAAGCCATCCAACGCCAAGTGCAACAAATGTCGCATATCATGTTTGGCGGCCTTACCCATACACCAGCCATAGAGCTTTGCCGCAAATTGGTAGAGATTACCCCCGAAAGCCTGCAAAAAGTATTTCTTTGCGACAGTGGTTCGGTATCGGTAGAGGTAGCCATCAAAATGGCTATTCAATATTGGCACGCCAAGGGCACCCCCGAAAAATCTAAACTAATGACGGTACGAAAAGGCTACCACGGCGATACTTTTGGGGCTATGTCGGTATGCGACCCAGTCAATGGTATGCACCAGATATTTAATAAGGTATTGGCTCCCCAAATTTTTATTGATGAACCCACCCCTGGTTTCGCCCAACCCCTACAGGCGCAAGATGCGGCAAATTTAGAAACTGCCTTTGAGGAAAACCACCAACAAGTTGCAGCTTTTATCCTGGAACCTATAGTACAAGGGGCAGGAGGGATGCGCATATATTCTCCGGCATTTTTAGAAAAACTATCGGCGCTCTGTACCCAATATGGTGTCTTGTTGATTTTTGATGAGATAGCTACTGGTTTTGGCAGAACCGGAAAAATGTTTGCCACTGAGCACACTGCTATCACCCCCGATATTTTGTGCATAGGCAAGGCACTTACAGGTGGAATGATGACCCTGGCAGCCACCTTGTGTACCGAAGATGTTGCCTTGACCATTAGCCAGGGCGAAGCAGGGGTATTTATGCATGGACCCACTTTCATGGCCAACCCATTGGCGTGCAGCGTAGCATTGGCGAGCATTCGGTTGTTGCAAGACTCAAACTGGCAAGCCTTGGTACAAAATATCGAAACTCAGCTCAAAGAAAAGCTCCAGCCACTACAAATGCACCCCAGAGTAAAAGAAGTGCGGGTAATGGGAGCCATTGGGGTAGTAGAGTGTTATCACACGGTAAATGTGGCGGCTATTCAACGGTTTTTTATTCGGCAAGGCGTCTGGATTCGTCCTTTTAGAAACC from Microscilla marina ATCC 23134 carries:
- a CDS encoding site-2 protease family protein is translated as MRNKIKVYSIHLILFIITLITTTLAGAEWTYGRLVFDDKEAIDWLTQEKFLQGFAFSLPFLGFLTVHEFGHYLTARWHKVKVSLPFYIPMWLGFSFSIGTMGAFIKIKEDLQSRKLFFDIGIAGPLAGFIVALGVLIYGFTHLPPPEYLQAILAQQPQMPQGQNTEYLVVGSNLLFTLLEVTLADPNLVPSHYNMIHYPLLMAGFFGLFFTALNLLPIGQLDGGHVLYALIGYKNHQRAALVFFLGFVFYAGLGFFSPHQPLSWLAWSPAYLLFLYIVFSKATHGFRNILLLAMSVFTAQFLFAFFFPEVKGYLGWLVFSFLLGRVLGIYHPPALEDRPLNLPRRVLGWFTLLIFVLCFSPQPLQVERKPEGAKPTPLEKKIQQNQLLKKP
- a CDS encoding response regulator → MKKKILIVEDMQAVRNVVANALNEYEIVTASYGLEALKILDESPSSIDLILSDYNMPNMSGMKLLTKIREHTNADIANIPFIMLTTESDIKKKKKAKDAGLTDWIEKPYDYKVFKGKIRHALSKSEK
- a CDS encoding HAD family hydrolase, with the protein product MKNFTEYQVSHNRIKNIIFDLGGVVINIDWQLTIDAFQQLADPAYRDQNEDLIQKGTYKAQFFEDYEVGKISDTVFFQHLRETFHLQATDDQIAHAWNALLQNIPQERIALIKKLGETHRTFILSNTNAVHIAEATHILQRENGIAGFDHLVEKAYYSHTMHKRKPWASIYEQVVDENNLKPEETLFIDDGLANIEAANGVGLQGLHVVANLDGWLQFFQTTLV
- a CDS encoding chemotaxis protein CheA, yielding MSQFSEKFIQESQDMLTDLESDLIELEKDLSNEEYLNNIFRYLHTIKGGALMIGLDHLGSFIHEIEAIFALLRDGAKKIDDQILSLSFQAVDHIKKVLKDPNLTDHFLKENQQNLIAVLKQLQNQDQNLENIVPKMNYVYGMTIKPISPLKTDTEHPIIFVIKELKSTYENYFLKRIAHEEEILFWFIIVDQVSEKDELEALFLFVEDDFEISIQELGSSEDFHLSEQMKTKLNEQIQDKKELPSLEDTKKIFANLSEQVSKNKPEVASQDNSTAINENKANERTGSTRISKYKVNRLINAVSELMTLNSSLKNIASTHSLNDLNLITEKIELEINHLREDVFSLNLRPLSTLNTQFKRMVRNLSKQQGKKVEFEMVGGDTELDKHMIESLENPLLHILRNSIDHGIEPSEERLKKEKKETGLITLSGYYTGTDVIIEIKDDGRGINADKVRAKAIERGIIEQSEVMSDEELYHLICYPGFSTADELTELSGRGVGMDVVKKNIDSLKGNLHISSTPQKGTHFTIRLPLTLSIIDGLLVDVENVKYIVPMFSIDQIYRLPTKSIEREDYFSFLVQVDGQQISVLNLRKEFQFNQQENIDIKEMDVIMLSNNEKSQGIAVDKIYGEIQAIIKPIGKHFSTQKYILGSSILGDGSLALVLDTHRLIHQFHSNN
- the bioA gene encoding adenosylmethionine--8-amino-7-oxononanoate transaminase; the encoded protein is MFENTLEKADLVFDQQHIWHPYTSMANPLPVFPVASAKGVYIHLEDGTALIDGMSSWWCAIHGYNHPRLNEAIQRQVQQMSHIMFGGLTHTPAIELCRKLVEITPESLQKVFLCDSGSVSVEVAIKMAIQYWHAKGTPEKSKLMTVRKGYHGDTFGAMSVCDPVNGMHQIFNKVLAPQIFIDEPTPGFAQPLQAQDAANLETAFEENHQQVAAFILEPIVQGAGGMRIYSPAFLEKLSALCTQYGVLLIFDEIATGFGRTGKMFATEHTAITPDILCIGKALTGGMMTLAATLCTEDVALTISQGEAGVFMHGPTFMANPLACSVALASIRLLQDSNWQALVQNIETQLKEKLQPLQMHPRVKEVRVMGAIGVVECYHTVNVAAIQRFFIRQGVWIRPFRNLIYIMPPFIIQPDELHTVCQAIGASLYNEGHFD
- a CDS encoding carbohydrate porin, translated to MIANRFCIFLMIYAQEPKKRDINSITSSSGSKSPFDFTTIIQGDIFHNFDSGLQTESDYMGRVHLIISLDTKKAGLWKNGKLLVNGVNAHGGNPTATYIGDFQPISRNEAAPERTGLLGYYLITDQLIFPEDTKTNQGLGLFLQVAAAPGNQNLIYFFYAFGVNYTGLFSKRTQDILFLGFLSDLKKIRCANSRKYIVLRQFKKTVHSRSYEAFFEQNEGNRYTLMAQIIYERSLKFGKHLTIQPDL
- a CDS encoding chemotaxis protein CheW is translated as MAENTEKALASYLTFTLGDEYFAAPIQRVREVLEMQPITRIPKTSAFARGILNLRGNILPIFDTRLRFGLETVIDSPKTRIIVLEINYQKESLLVGAVVDNAWDVVQYSSDEITPPPSLEDYKNAVFVEGILKLDEMFVMLINVDKIFSPSEMDTLTEMT
- a CDS encoding methyl-accepting chemotaxis protein, which encodes MKFRTQLILGNGVTMLVLLLVGVLVYFNIDKLLDDTKWVEHTYKVIGKANQLERYMIDQETGMRGFAISGDEEFLEPYNSGKVSFDKLISELKTTVSDNPPQVQRLANIESQAQSWRREIAKNYINIRRSVREGKKTENKSSNRNKLDAIKNVVVSSTLDKINKQQLLLDLENMKDLNAFYALFDKKEGKQYMDQIRARLKEFKDIESSLLSTRLKKQESMADTTKNIVVFSILLALIVGAFAILYITRNVLNTLGGEPAEVAQMLNKISNGDLSIDIDKKDATGLYASVQAMVKKLKEIVSEIRAGADNITIVSREMSRSAQNIAEGANSQAASTEEVSVSMEQMLANIEQNTGNSKQTEKMAMNTLKEVETGKDAVVETASSMKNIADKITIINEIARRTDILALNAAVEAARAGEVGKGFAVVAAEVRKLAERSQNAAIEIDTLSKSNVTIAENASKLFNELVPNIQKTTQLVQEINAASLEQSSASTQVNSAIQELNLVMQQNVTGSDELAATSEELSSQANSLKNMISFFKLQHGHEISESSINSPFQVPTNIQQNRGRVKNRAKGINLNLGDSDVSDEDFTRY